In one Bosea sp. RAC05 genomic region, the following are encoded:
- a CDS encoding HpcH/HpaI aldolase family protein: MRNTLRRQLADGRTPIGLAACVIRTVEIVTVTRSCGFDFLLVDMEHGPIAIGDAASISVAAFEAGLPCLVRVGGPYAPDLARVLDCGAEGVVVPHVETAAEARLIVEKCRFQPLGKRSLPSPLARLGFQVPPAAEMVRRIEADTVIVAMVESAGGVAEAGAIAAVPGVDAVIIGANDLAADMGHLGAVDHPEVLAAFAAVAAATLAQGKIFGVIGVGAALLQSHALDLGARLIVATNDINLLIDQGTAVAQTLRARTGQVAPAAR, encoded by the coding sequence ATGCGAAATACCTTGCGCCGGCAGCTGGCCGACGGGCGCACGCCGATCGGGCTCGCGGCCTGCGTCATCCGCACGGTCGAGATCGTCACCGTCACGCGCAGCTGCGGCTTCGATTTCCTGCTGGTCGACATGGAGCATGGGCCGATCGCGATCGGTGACGCCGCCTCGATCAGTGTTGCCGCCTTCGAGGCCGGGCTGCCCTGCCTGGTCCGCGTCGGCGGGCCTTACGCGCCGGACTTGGCGCGCGTGCTCGACTGCGGCGCCGAGGGCGTGGTGGTGCCCCATGTCGAGACCGCCGCGGAGGCGCGTCTGATCGTCGAGAAATGCCGCTTCCAGCCGCTCGGCAAGCGCTCTCTGCCGAGCCCGCTGGCGCGGCTCGGCTTCCAGGTGCCCCCGGCCGCCGAGATGGTCAGGCGGATCGAGGCGGACACCGTCATCGTGGCCATGGTCGAGAGCGCCGGCGGCGTCGCTGAGGCCGGTGCCATCGCGGCTGTTCCCGGCGTCGACGCCGTCATCATCGGTGCCAACGACCTCGCCGCCGACATGGGGCATCTGGGAGCGGTCGACCATCCCGAGGTGCTGGCGGCTTTCGCGGCCGTTGCGGCGGCGACGCTCGCGCAGGGCAAGATCTTCGGGGTCATCGGCGTCGGCGCGGCGCTGTTGCAGTCGCATGCGCTCGATCTCGGCGCCCGGCTGATCGTCGCCACCAACGACATCAACCTCCTGATCGACCAGGGAACCGCGGTCGCGCAGACATTGCGCGCGCGCACAGGGCAGGTCGCTCCCGCCGCCCGGTGA
- the minC gene encoding septum site-determining protein MinC: MTAVLTKPRPIRLKGRSYLALTLTPELPLEDWLIRLDELAALSAGFFLRRPVVLDIEGLELDRAELRDLVGKLSGRGVRIMGIEGARASMLGSDLPPAMSGGRSTADVEQPAAEAVPVPDAVAPESVVRSDPTPGKPVPSIIVTQPVRSGQSLFFPEGDVTIVGSVASGAEVVAGGSIHVYGTLRGRALAGTMGNASARIFCSRLEAELLAIDGFYKTAEDMEPELRGKAVQIWLEGETFKVGSIA, translated from the coding sequence ATGACCGCCGTGTTAACCAAACCCAGGCCCATCCGCCTCAAGGGGCGCTCCTACCTTGCCTTGACGCTGACCCCCGAGCTGCCGCTCGAGGACTGGCTGATCCGGCTCGACGAACTGGCCGCGCTCTCGGCCGGCTTCTTCCTGCGGCGGCCCGTCGTGCTCGACATCGAGGGGCTCGAACTGGACCGGGCGGAGCTGCGCGACCTCGTCGGCAAGCTCTCCGGTCGCGGCGTCCGGATCATGGGCATCGAGGGGGCCAGGGCCTCCATGCTGGGCTCCGATCTGCCGCCGGCGATGTCGGGCGGGCGCTCGACCGCCGATGTCGAGCAACCGGCGGCCGAGGCGGTTCCGGTGCCGGACGCAGTGGCGCCGGAGAGCGTCGTCCGCTCCGACCCGACGCCGGGCAAGCCGGTGCCGTCGATCATCGTCACGCAGCCGGTGCGCTCTGGCCAGTCGCTGTTCTTCCCGGAGGGCGACGTCACCATCGTCGGCTCGGTCGCCTCGGGCGCCGAGGTCGTCGCGGGCGGCTCGATCCATGTCTACGGGACGCTGCGGGGCCGGGCGCTCGCCGGCACCATGGGCAACGCGTCGGCGCGCATCTTCTGCAGCCGGCTCGAGGCCGAGCTGCTGGCGATCGACGGCTTCTACAAGACCGCCGAGGACATGGAGCCGGAGCTGCGCGGCAAGGCCGTGCAGATCTGGCTCGAAGGCGAAACATTCAAGGTCGGGTCGATCGCCTGA
- a CDS encoding NAD(P)-binding domain-containing protein, with the protein MNQTIAIIGAGPVGLAAAAHALERGLDPVVLETGPAVGHAVRQWSHVPMFSPWAFNVDAAAERLLKTAGWARPDGETYPTGGDLVSRYLAPLAAVPALRERIRLHTEVLAVSRRGFDKVRTAGRETAPFALRCRAGGEETTLFANAVIDTSGTWFSPNPAGSGGLPAIGEAQNAGRIRYGMPDVHGADRGRYAGRRVAVLGGGHSAIGTLTALAALPDAPTPTAVIWLYRGADVAKAYGGGAADQLSARGELGLRLAQLVESGRLAVETGYRLERIESDAAGLRLIADDGRTVLADELIVATGFRPDLGPLRELRVALDPALECPPVLAPLIDPNEHSCGTVRPHGAAELAHPEPGFYIAGMKAYGRAPTFLLATGHEQVRSIVAALAGDHEAARRVELVLPETGVCSATPGGSRAGGARTAAAGCCGGPAPVPSTACCAQDHDAKAAGEPGCGCGGTTKTPELATA; encoded by the coding sequence ATGAACCAGACCATTGCCATCATCGGTGCAGGACCGGTGGGCCTCGCCGCCGCCGCGCATGCGCTCGAGCGCGGGCTCGATCCGGTCGTGCTGGAGACGGGGCCGGCGGTCGGCCATGCCGTCCGGCAATGGTCGCATGTGCCGATGTTCTCGCCCTGGGCCTTCAATGTCGATGCGGCGGCCGAGCGGCTGCTGAAGACGGCCGGCTGGGCGCGCCCGGACGGGGAGACCTATCCGACCGGCGGCGACCTCGTTTCGCGATACCTCGCCCCGCTGGCCGCCGTGCCCGCATTGCGCGAGCGCATCCGCCTGCACACCGAGGTGCTGGCCGTCTCGCGCCGCGGCTTCGACAAGGTCCGCACCGCCGGGCGCGAGACCGCGCCCTTCGCGCTGCGCTGCCGCGCCGGCGGCGAGGAGACGACGCTCTTCGCTAACGCCGTGATCGACACCTCCGGCACCTGGTTCTCACCCAATCCCGCCGGCTCGGGCGGGCTTCCCGCCATCGGTGAGGCGCAGAACGCCGGACGCATCCGCTACGGCATGCCTGATGTGCACGGCGCCGATCGCGGGCGCTATGCCGGCCGCAGGGTCGCCGTGCTCGGCGGAGGGCACAGCGCCATCGGGACGCTGACCGCCCTCGCCGCCCTTCCCGACGCCCCCACGCCGACGGCGGTCATCTGGCTCTATCGCGGCGCCGATGTCGCGAAGGCCTATGGCGGAGGGGCCGCCGATCAGCTGTCGGCGCGCGGCGAACTCGGTCTGCGCCTCGCGCAGCTCGTCGAGAGCGGGCGCCTGGCCGTCGAAACCGGCTACCGGCTCGAGCGGATTGAGAGCGATGCCGCCGGGTTGCGGCTGATCGCCGATGACGGCCGCACTGTCCTGGCCGACGAACTGATCGTCGCCACCGGCTTCAGGCCCGATCTCGGCCCGCTCAGGGAATTGCGGGTCGCGCTCGATCCGGCGCTGGAATGCCCGCCGGTGCTGGCGCCGCTGATCGACCCCAACGAACACTCCTGCGGCACGGTGCGTCCGCATGGCGCGGCCGAGCTCGCCCATCCCGAACCCGGCTTCTACATCGCCGGGATGAAGGCCTATGGCCGGGCCCCGACCTTCCTGCTCGCGACCGGGCATGAGCAGGTCCGCTCCATCGTCGCGGCGCTCGCGGGCGACCATGAAGCGGCGCGGCGGGTCGAGCTCGTGCTGCCGGAGACGGGCGTGTGCAGCGCCACGCCGGGCGGCAGCCGGGCGGGCGGTGCCAGGACGGCCGCTGCGGGCTGCTGTGGCGGGCCGGCGCCTGTGCCGAGCACCGCCTGCTGCGCGCAGGATCACGACGCGAAGGCCGCGGGCGAGCCCGGCTGCGGCTGCGGCGGCACCACGAAGACGCCGGAGCTCGCGACCGCCTGA
- a CDS encoding ArsR/SmtB family transcription factor, which translates to MDTIIAASRLEALGNPTRLSLYRALVRAGHGGLSVGDCQSRLGIAQSTLSFHLKALIVAGLVSQERQGRTLVCRANFEVMSGLVDFLVAECCRDECCGTSDASAA; encoded by the coding sequence ATGGACACGATCATCGCAGCATCGCGGCTGGAGGCACTGGGCAACCCGACCCGGCTTTCGCTCTACCGCGCCCTCGTCCGCGCCGGCCATGGCGGGTTGTCGGTCGGGGACTGCCAGAGCCGGCTGGGCATCGCGCAGTCGACCCTCTCCTTCCATCTGAAGGCGCTGATCGTCGCCGGGCTGGTGAGCCAGGAGCGGCAGGGCCGCACCCTCGTCTGCCGCGCGAATTTCGAGGTGATGAGCGGCCTCGTCGACTTCCTCGTGGCGGAATGCTGCCGCGACGAGTGCTGTGGGACGTCGGACGCTAGCGCCGCCTGA
- a CDS encoding MFS transporter has translation MTTLSAPPAGSPARGHLGLIVALGATQVAGYGTLYYTFAVLAPEMTKSFGWAPEWTYGAFAAGLLAGGLAAPFSGLLIDRFGTRAMMSLGSVLAAAALYGLSQARDPVSYYVAMIAVETVATLVLYDAAFTALTQAEGAGARRAISKLTLIGGFASTLFWPLTTALLAHYDWRSIYQLYAIGYLALCLPLHALLLPARGGKAASVTAPKPEGDGQAYLLGRDRTRAFLLLALAFSLQGFVMSAMSVHMLTMLQGLGLSAALAVGIGAMVGPSQVTGRLVEMLFGTNLEPTTTAWVSATLMPIGFALLLVSGTTATLAGLFAIAYGVSMGLSSIVRGTVPLRLFGPAGYGAMLGKLSAPGLAIRAAAPVAFAVMVERAGLMPSTILLIVLSGAAAAALFALSRYTVSAPGAGGR, from the coding sequence ATGACGACGCTTTCTGCTCCGCCTGCGGGCTCCCCTGCCCGCGGCCATCTCGGCCTGATCGTGGCGCTCGGCGCCACCCAGGTCGCCGGCTATGGCACGCTCTACTACACCTTCGCGGTGCTCGCCCCGGAGATGACCAAGAGCTTCGGCTGGGCGCCGGAATGGACCTATGGCGCCTTCGCCGCCGGCCTTCTGGCGGGCGGTCTGGCTGCACCCTTTTCCGGCCTGCTGATCGACCGCTTCGGCACACGGGCGATGATGAGCCTGGGCAGCGTGCTGGCGGCGGCCGCGCTCTATGGCCTGTCGCAGGCGCGCGACCCGGTGAGCTACTACGTTGCGATGATCGCGGTGGAGACGGTGGCGACGCTGGTGCTCTACGACGCTGCCTTCACCGCGCTGACGCAGGCGGAGGGGGCGGGCGCACGACGCGCGATCAGCAAGCTCACCCTGATCGGCGGCTTCGCCTCGACGCTGTTCTGGCCGCTGACGACGGCCCTGCTCGCGCATTACGACTGGCGCAGCATCTATCAGCTCTACGCGATCGGCTATCTCGCCCTGTGCCTGCCGCTGCATGCGCTGCTGCTGCCGGCGCGTGGCGGCAAGGCAGCCTCGGTCACGGCGCCGAAGCCGGAGGGTGACGGCCAAGCCTATCTCCTTGGGCGGGATCGTACGCGCGCCTTCCTGCTGCTGGCACTGGCGTTCTCCCTGCAGGGTTTCGTGATGTCGGCGATGTCGGTGCATATGCTGACGATGCTGCAGGGACTGGGGCTCAGCGCGGCGCTCGCCGTCGGGATCGGCGCCATGGTCGGCCCCTCGCAGGTGACCGGCCGGCTGGTCGAGATGCTGTTCGGCACCAATCTGGAGCCGACAACGACGGCCTGGGTCTCGGCGACGCTGATGCCGATCGGCTTCGCGCTGCTGCTGGTCAGCGGCACCACGGCGACGCTCGCCGGGCTCTTCGCCATCGCCTATGGCGTCAGCATGGGGCTGAGCTCGATCGTGCGGGGAACGGTGCCGCTGCGGCTCTTCGGCCCGGCCGGATATGGCGCGATGCTGGGCAAGCTCTCGGCACCAGGGCTGGCCATCCGCGCGGCCGCGCCCGTCGCCTTCGCGGTCATGGTCGAGCGGGCCGGGCTGATGCCGAGCACGATTCTGCTGATCGTGCTCTCGGGGGCGGCGGCGGCGGCCCTGTTTGCGCTGTCGCGCTATACCGTCTCCGCGCCGGGTGCCGGCGGCAGATGA
- a CDS encoding ArsO family NAD(P)H-dependent flavin-containing monooxygenase: MDELLDVVVIGGGQAGLACGYFLKRAGLRFAILDGEEKPGGAWLHAWDSLRLFSPAQWSSLPGWPMPASPDGYPDRDAVIDYLVRYEARYALNVERPVEVEAVNRDGAGFSIATSAGTRRARFVVSATGTWRHPFRPNYPDQALFAGRQIHSAHYRTPSAFAGQRVLVVGGGNSGAQILAELSLVADVTWVTATPPAFLPDDVDGRVLFERATARWRAAQEGRTIDLPIGGFGDVVMVPPVREARERGVLHAVAPFVRFTEDGVVWPDGTRSTVDAVIWCTGFRPALSHLAPLGVVGADGRVATSGSRSIDEPGLWLVGYGDWTGAASATLIGVMRTARSTVAEIAAALA; encoded by the coding sequence ATGGACGAGCTGCTGGATGTGGTGGTCATCGGCGGCGGCCAGGCCGGGCTCGCCTGCGGCTATTTTCTGAAGCGGGCGGGGCTTCGCTTCGCTATTCTCGATGGCGAGGAGAAGCCCGGCGGCGCCTGGCTCCATGCCTGGGATTCGCTGCGGCTGTTCTCGCCGGCGCAATGGAGCTCGCTGCCGGGCTGGCCGATGCCGGCAAGCCCGGACGGGTACCCTGATCGCGATGCGGTGATCGACTATCTCGTCCGCTACGAGGCGCGCTACGCCTTGAATGTCGAGCGGCCGGTCGAGGTCGAGGCCGTCAACCGCGACGGCGCCGGGTTCTCCATCGCGACCAGCGCCGGCACCCGCCGCGCCCGCTTCGTCGTCAGCGCGACCGGGACGTGGCGCCATCCGTTCCGGCCGAACTATCCGGATCAGGCGCTGTTTGCGGGGCGCCAGATCCATTCGGCGCATTACCGCACACCGAGCGCATTCGCCGGCCAACGCGTTCTCGTCGTCGGCGGCGGCAATTCCGGGGCGCAGATCCTGGCCGAGCTGTCACTGGTGGCTGACGTCACCTGGGTGACGGCGACGCCGCCCGCCTTCCTGCCGGATGATGTCGATGGCCGTGTCCTGTTCGAACGGGCGACCGCGCGCTGGCGGGCCGCCCAGGAGGGCCGCACGATCGACCTGCCCATCGGCGGCTTCGGCGACGTCGTCATGGTGCCGCCGGTCAGGGAGGCGCGCGAGCGCGGCGTGTTGCACGCGGTCGCGCCCTTCGTCCGCTTTACCGAAGACGGTGTCGTCTGGCCCGACGGCACGCGCTCGACCGTCGATGCGGTGATCTGGTGCACCGGCTTTCGGCCCGCCTTGTCGCATCTGGCGCCGCTCGGCGTGGTCGGGGCGGATGGCCGCGTCGCGACCAGCGGCAGCCGGTCGATCGATGAGCCGGGGCTCTGGCTCGTGGGCTATGGCGACTGGACCGGCGCGGCCTCCGCAACCCTGATCGGCGTCATGCGCACCGCCCGGTCGACGGTGGCGGAGATCGCGGCGGCGCTGGCCTGA
- the minD gene encoding septum site-determining protein MinD, which produces MGKVIVVTSGKGGVGKTTSSAALGAALAKGGDKVVVVDFDVGLRNLDLVMGAERRVVYDLVNVIQGEAKLTQALIRDKRVETLYLLPASQTRDKDNLTAEGVEKVIGALKSVFDWVICDSPAGIERGATLAMRHADVAIVVTNPEVSSVRDSDRIIGLLDSKTLRAENGEHMEKHLLLTRYDPVRAERGDMLKVDDVLEILSIPLLGIIPESMDVLRASNLGSPVTLADDRSAPSIAYFEAARRLQGENLPIMIPGEKRGFFGKIFGRKAA; this is translated from the coding sequence ATGGGCAAGGTCATCGTGGTCACCTCGGGCAAGGGGGGCGTCGGCAAGACGACCTCGTCCGCCGCGCTGGGGGCGGCGCTCGCCAAGGGTGGCGATAAGGTCGTGGTAGTGGATTTCGACGTCGGGCTGCGCAATCTCGACCTCGTCATGGGGGCCGAGCGGCGGGTCGTCTACGACCTCGTCAACGTGATCCAGGGCGAGGCGAAGCTGACCCAGGCGCTGATCCGCGACAAGCGCGTCGAGACGCTCTATCTGCTGCCGGCCTCGCAGACCCGCGACAAGGACAACCTCACCGCCGAGGGCGTGGAGAAGGTCATCGGCGCGCTCAAGAGCGTCTTCGACTGGGTGATCTGCGACAGCCCGGCGGGCATCGAGCGCGGCGCGACGCTGGCCATGCGCCATGCCGACGTCGCCATCGTGGTGACCAATCCGGAGGTCTCCTCGGTGCGCGATTCCGACCGCATCATCGGCCTGCTCGATTCCAAGACGCTGCGCGCCGAGAACGGCGAGCACATGGAAAAGCACCTGCTGCTGACCCGCTACGACCCCGTCCGGGCCGAGCGTGGCGACATGCTCAAGGTCGACGACGTGCTGGAGATCCTCTCCATCCCGCTGCTCGGCATCATCCCCGAGAGCATGGATGTCCTGCGCGCCTCCAATCTCGGCTCGCCGGTGACGCTGGCGGATGACCGAAGCGCCCCCTCGATCGCCTATTTCGAGGCCGCGCGCCGGCTCCAGGGCGAGAATCTGCCGATCATGATCCCCGGCGAGAAGCGGGGCTTCTTCGGCAAGATCTTTGGAAGGAAGGCGGCATGA
- the minE gene encoding cell division topological specificity factor MinE, which produces MNLRRFFSRVQSAPAARERLKVLLAHERAAVGDSDLVSKLRDEILRAISKHMQIDADKVTVKMERGAQVSTLAVDIEIPFDVVRKAA; this is translated from the coding sequence ATGAACCTGCGTCGTTTCTTCTCGCGCGTTCAGTCGGCGCCGGCCGCCCGCGAACGCCTCAAGGTCCTGCTGGCGCATGAGCGCGCCGCCGTCGGCGATTCCGATCTGGTGTCGAAGCTCAGGGACGAAATCCTGCGAGCGATCTCCAAGCACATGCAGATCGATGCCGACAAGGTCACCGTCAAGATGGAGCGCGGCGCCCAGGTCTCGACGCTGGCCGTCGACATCGAGATCCCCTTCGACGTCGTCCGCAAGGCCGCCTGA
- a CDS encoding arsenic transporter, with amino-acid sequence MLALAIFMATLVLVIWQPRGLGIGWSALGGAVVALLAGVVGWADVGTVWQIVWDATFTFVGLIVISLILDEAGFFAWAALHVARWGGGNGRRLFPLVILLGAVIAAVFANDGAALLLTPIVLAILLRLKFPPAGAMAFIVACGFVADTTSLPLVISNLVNIVTANFFGISFARYAAVMVPVDLASLAATLLVLWLWFGRDIPPAYAVEELEAPAAAIRDRAVFRAAVPLLGVLLVAYFATAPLGIPIAFVTGAAALLLMAIAGRWFAGGTGAVVSVSKVLRGAPWQIVLFSVGMYLVVYGLGNAGLTDIAAGILVWLAAQGSFVATVGTGFLVAGLASVMNNMPATLVGALAIDRAAVDPLTKELMIYANVIGNDLGPKFTPIGSLATLLWLHVLAGKGQTIGWGQYMKVGLVLTPPVLLAALVALWLWLPVVS; translated from the coding sequence ATGCTCGCTCTCGCCATCTTCATGGCCACGCTCGTCCTCGTCATCTGGCAGCCGCGCGGGCTGGGCATCGGCTGGTCGGCGCTCGGCGGCGCAGTTGTTGCTCTCCTGGCGGGCGTCGTCGGCTGGGCCGATGTCGGCACGGTCTGGCAGATCGTCTGGGATGCGACCTTCACCTTCGTCGGCCTGATCGTCATCTCGCTGATCCTCGACGAGGCCGGCTTCTTCGCCTGGGCGGCGCTGCATGTCGCCCGCTGGGGTGGCGGCAACGGCCGGCGGCTGTTTCCGCTGGTGATCCTGCTGGGCGCGGTCATCGCCGCCGTTTTCGCCAATGATGGCGCGGCGCTGCTCTTGACCCCGATCGTTCTCGCCATCCTGCTGCGGCTGAAGTTTCCACCCGCCGGCGCCATGGCCTTCATCGTCGCCTGCGGCTTCGTCGCCGACACGACCTCGCTGCCGCTGGTGATCTCCAACCTCGTCAACATCGTCACGGCGAACTTCTTCGGCATCTCCTTCGCGCGCTATGCGGCGGTGATGGTGCCGGTCGACCTGGCGTCGCTCGCTGCGACACTGCTGGTGCTCTGGCTCTGGTTCGGCCGCGACATCCCGCCGGCCTATGCGGTGGAAGAACTGGAAGCGCCGGCCGCCGCGATCCGCGACAGGGCCGTCTTCCGCGCCGCCGTCCCGCTGCTCGGCGTCCTGCTCGTCGCCTATTTCGCCACGGCGCCCCTCGGCATCCCGATCGCCTTCGTGACGGGAGCCGCCGCGTTGCTGCTGATGGCGATCGCCGGGCGCTGGTTCGCAGGCGGCACGGGGGCGGTCGTCTCCGTATCCAAGGTTTTGCGCGGGGCGCCCTGGCAGATCGTGCTGTTCTCGGTCGGGATGTATCTCGTCGTTTACGGGCTCGGGAATGCGGGGCTGACCGACATCGCCGCAGGCATCCTCGTCTGGCTCGCCGCCCAGGGCAGCTTCGTCGCCACAGTGGGGACGGGGTTCCTCGTCGCCGGCCTCGCCTCGGTGATGAACAACATGCCGGCGACGCTCGTGGGTGCGCTGGCGATCGACCGGGCTGCGGTCGACCCGCTGACGAAGGAGCTGATGATCTATGCCAATGTCATCGGCAACGATCTCGGCCCAAAATTCACGCCGATCGGTTCGCTCGCGACCCTGCTCTGGCTGCATGTCCTGGCCGGCAAGGGCCAGACCATCGGCTGGGGCCAGTACATGAAGGTCGGGCTCGTCCTGACGCCGCCGGTGCTGTTGGCCGCGCTGGTGGCGCTTTGGCTCTGGCTGCCAGTGGTGTCATGA
- a CDS encoding ArsR/SmtB family transcription factor: MDDEAAIEALSALAQIDRLAAFRLLVRAGPEGLPSGEIAERLGIAPTRMSFHLSTLERSGLVASRREGRRILYAARFVEMGRLLAFLTADCCGGNTALCGDILALAPRSCAEA, translated from the coding sequence ATGGATGACGAAGCCGCCATCGAAGCACTCTCCGCCCTCGCGCAGATCGACCGTCTCGCCGCCTTCCGCCTGCTGGTGAGGGCCGGGCCCGAGGGCCTGCCCTCCGGCGAGATCGCGGAGCGCCTCGGGATCGCGCCGACGCGCATGAGCTTCCACCTGTCCACGCTGGAACGCTCGGGCCTCGTCGCCTCACGGCGGGAGGGGCGGCGGATCCTCTACGCTGCGCGCTTCGTCGAAATGGGGCGGCTGCTCGCCTTCCTCACCGCCGATTGCTGCGGCGGAAACACGGCGCTCTGCGGCGACATCCTCGCGCTCGCCCCGCGCAGCTGCGCGGAAGCCTGA
- the arsC gene encoding arsenate reductase (glutaredoxin) (This arsenate reductase requires both glutathione and glutaredoxin to convert arsenate to arsenite, after which the efflux transporter formed by ArsA and ArsB can extrude the arsenite from the cell, providing resistance.) translates to MTVTIYHNPACGTSRNALAMIRASGEAPVVIQYLKTPPSRETLVGLLAAMGARPRDILRERGTPYAELGLGDPALSDDALLDAMMAHPILINRPIVITRRGTRLCRPSERVLDLLDDPVARFTKEDGEVVTWLAAPR, encoded by the coding sequence ATGACCGTCACGATCTATCACAACCCCGCCTGTGGCACCTCGCGCAACGCCCTGGCGATGATCCGGGCCTCGGGCGAGGCGCCGGTCGTCATCCAGTATCTGAAGACCCCGCCGAGTCGGGAGACGCTGGTCGGGCTGCTCGCGGCGATGGGGGCGCGGCCCCGCGATATCCTCCGCGAGAGGGGCACGCCCTATGCCGAACTCGGCCTCGGCGATCCCGCGCTGAGCGACGATGCCCTGCTCGACGCGATGATGGCGCACCCGATCCTGATCAACCGCCCGATCGTCATTACCCGGCGGGGCACGCGGCTCTGCCGCCCCTCCGAACGCGTACTGGACCTGCTCGACGACCCCGTCGCGCGCTTCACCAAGGAAGACGGCGAGGTCGTCACCTGGCTCGCCGCGCCCCGCTGA
- a CDS encoding amidohydrolase family protein gives MSAAPSPLPARPRAVIDAHHHIWDLANDLPWLKEERIPFRYGDYSPICRNYMPTDYRADTKGWPVTGSVYVEAEWARDKAALESPWVAAVAARDGVPSVIVAWCDFAAPEAGALLASHAAVPIVRGVRHKPAAAAKPSEARRGAPGSMDDPRWREGYGLLARHGLSYDLQTPWWHLDAAADLARDVPATQIIVNHTGLPADRSPEALAAWRRALELAAAQPNIALKISGIGLPGRPWTVEGNGPVIRDAIAIFGSDRAMFASNFPVDGIVGDFDTIFSGFLAATTAMSDGERDRLFHDNARRIYRF, from the coding sequence ATGAGCGCCGCGCCGAGCCCCCTGCCCGCCCGCCCACGCGCCGTGATCGACGCCCATCACCATATCTGGGACCTCGCCAACGACCTGCCCTGGCTGAAGGAGGAGCGCATTCCCTTCCGCTATGGCGACTATTCGCCGATCTGCCGAAACTACATGCCCACCGACTACCGCGCCGACACCAAGGGTTGGCCGGTCACCGGCTCGGTCTATGTCGAGGCCGAATGGGCGCGCGACAAGGCGGCGCTGGAAAGCCCCTGGGTCGCGGCGGTCGCCGCGCGTGACGGCGTGCCCTCCGTCATCGTGGCGTGGTGCGATTTCGCGGCGCCGGAGGCCGGCGCCCTGCTGGCGTCCCATGCCGCCGTGCCGATCGTGCGCGGCGTCCGGCACAAGCCGGCAGCGGCCGCGAAGCCCTCCGAGGCCCGCCGCGGCGCGCCGGGCTCGATGGACGATCCGCGCTGGCGCGAGGGCTACGGCCTGCTGGCGCGCCACGGCCTGTCCTATGATCTGCAGACGCCCTGGTGGCATCTCGATGCGGCGGCCGATCTGGCCAGGGATGTCCCGGCGACCCAGATCATCGTCAACCACACCGGCCTGCCGGCCGACCGCAGCCCGGAGGCGCTCGCCGCCTGGCGCCGCGCGCTGGAACTGGCCGCCGCGCAGCCCAACATCGCCCTCAAGATCTCAGGGATCGGCCTGCCGGGGCGGCCCTGGACCGTCGAGGGCAACGGGCCGGTGATCCGCGACGCGATCGCGATCTTCGGCAGCGACCGGGCGATGTTCGCCAGCAATTTCCCGGTCGACGGGATCGTGGGGGATTTCGACACGATTTTTTCGGGCTTCCTCGCCGCCACCACGGCGATGAGCGATGGCGAACGGGACCGGCTGTTCCACGACAATGCGCGGCGGATCTACCGGTTCTGA